The Pseudolabrys sp. FHR47 genome contains a region encoding:
- the tsf gene encoding translation elongation factor Ts gives MANITAQMVKELRESTGAGMMDCKAALNETAGDMAQAQDWLRKKGLSKAAKKAGRVAAEGLIGVKVKGTKAVVVEVNSETDFVARNDLFQGLVLMSADVAFDVGTDVEKIKATKVGSITVADAFNDTIAKIGENMTLRRAASLEVSKGVIGQYVHTAVSEGLGKIGVIVGLESPGNVDELTALGRQLAMHVASSNPIALDASGVPADVIKREKDVLADKFRQQGKPENMIEKIVENGLKTFYKEQTFLEQPFIFDDSGKKSVAQAVKEAEGKVGGPIKITGFVRYALGEGIEKQESDFAAEVAAAVKPN, from the coding sequence ATGGCAAATATCACCGCACAGATGGTCAAGGAGCTGCGCGAGTCGACCGGCGCCGGCATGATGGATTGCAAGGCCGCGCTGAACGAGACTGCCGGCGACATGGCCCAGGCCCAGGACTGGCTGCGCAAGAAGGGCTTGTCGAAGGCTGCCAAGAAGGCCGGCCGCGTCGCCGCCGAAGGTCTGATCGGCGTGAAGGTCAAGGGCACCAAGGCCGTGGTCGTCGAGGTGAATTCGGAAACCGACTTTGTCGCGCGCAACGATCTGTTCCAGGGTCTTGTGTTGATGAGCGCGGATGTTGCGTTTGACGTCGGCACCGATGTCGAGAAGATCAAGGCGACCAAGGTCGGTTCGATCACCGTCGCCGATGCCTTCAACGACACCATTGCCAAGATCGGCGAGAACATGACCTTGCGCCGCGCCGCCTCGCTCGAAGTGAGCAAGGGCGTGATCGGCCAGTACGTGCACACCGCGGTGTCCGAGGGCCTCGGCAAGATCGGCGTCATCGTCGGCCTTGAATCGCCAGGCAACGTGGACGAACTCACCGCGCTCGGCCGCCAGCTCGCGATGCATGTCGCGTCGTCGAACCCGATCGCGCTCGACGCGTCGGGCGTGCCGGCCGACGTCATCAAGCGCGAAAAGGACGTGCTCGCCGACAAGTTCCGTCAGCAGGGCAAGCCTGAGAACATGATCGAGAAGATCGTCGAGAACGGCCTGAAGACCTTCTACAAGGAGCAGACCTTCCTCGAGCAGCCCTTCATCTTCGACGACTCCGGCAAGAAGAGCGTCGCGCAGGCGGTGAAGGAAGCCGAAGGCAAGGTCGGCGGTCCGATCAAGATCACCGGCTTTGTGCGCTATGCGCTCGGCGAGGGCATCGAGAAACAGGAATCGGACTTCGCCGCCGAGGTGGCGGCGGCGGTCAAGCCGAACTGA